From Pelotomaculum schinkii, one genomic window encodes:
- the thiE gene encoding thiamine phosphate synthase encodes MPVDYSVYLVTDRGILGGRDLFKAVEDAIKGGASLLQLREKDISSRAFYDLAVKMKDLANSYDVPLIINDRLDIALAVDADGLHIGQDDIPLRIAREIMGPDKIIGYSVSNPEQALFGEKNGADYLGAGPVYATGSKADAGLPIGPGTLKTIKDSVSIPVVAIGGVGITNISEVKKTGVDGISVISAILGKLDIVEAAKNITGLWKDI; translated from the coding sequence ATGCCTGTAGACTACAGTGTCTACCTTGTTACAGACAGAGGTATTCTGGGCGGCAGGGATTTGTTCAAAGCTGTTGAGGATGCGATAAAAGGCGGGGCAAGCCTGCTTCAACTCAGGGAAAAAGATATATCCAGCCGGGCTTTTTATGATTTAGCTGTTAAAATGAAAGATCTTGCCAATTCGTACGACGTCCCGCTGATTATCAATGACAGGCTCGATATCGCCCTTGCCGTTGATGCCGATGGCCTGCATATCGGACAGGATGATATTCCTCTGCGTATTGCGAGAGAAATTATGGGTCCTGACAAGATAATCGGCTATTCGGTATCCAATCCTGAACAAGCGCTGTTTGGTGAGAAAAATGGGGCGGATTACCTGGGGGCCGGCCCGGTTTACGCAACAGGAAGCAAAGCTGACGCCGGTTTGCCAATAGGGCCTGGAACCTTAAAAACGATCAAGGATAGCGTGTCGATACCGGTAGTGGCTATCGGAGGAGTAGGTATAACCAATATTAGTGAAGTGAAAAAGACGGGTGTGGATGGGATTTCCGTAATCTCGGCCATCCTGGGGAAACTTGATATAGTGGAAGCCGCCAAAAATATTACCGGATTGTGGAAGGACATATGA
- the thiM gene encoding hydroxyethylthiazole kinase, which produces MLNKIASALNTVRDKTPLVQAITNYVTINDCANILLCFGASPAMCEVRSEVEEFAGFISALYINLGTLTEEQKVAAVLAAKKATELQKPVVLDPVACPVITRKMDVSRELLENAKITVVKGNIAEIKSLAGFKSMARGVDSLDEGDDAVEACVSLAKKYGTVVVATGKTDIITDGERTCLIHNGTPMLRMVIGTGCMVGALVAAAAGTVEDKWVASAAAVMIMGLAGEMTAGSMVKELPGTFRVRLFDYVYGMTAQDILKGGRIECL; this is translated from the coding sequence ATGCTAAACAAAATTGCTAGCGCGCTCAATACTGTCAGGGATAAAACTCCGCTCGTCCAAGCTATTACAAACTATGTAACAATCAATGACTGCGCCAACATCCTGTTGTGTTTCGGCGCCTCACCGGCCATGTGCGAGGTCAGGTCCGAGGTGGAAGAATTTGCCGGATTTATATCCGCCCTGTATATCAACCTTGGGACCTTGACCGAAGAGCAAAAAGTCGCCGCCGTGCTTGCAGCTAAAAAGGCCACAGAGCTGCAAAAACCGGTTGTGCTGGACCCGGTTGCCTGTCCGGTCATCACCCGGAAAATGGATGTATCCAGGGAACTTCTTGAAAACGCGAAAATAACTGTTGTTAAAGGGAATATAGCTGAAATCAAGTCACTTGCGGGCTTTAAAAGCATGGCCAGGGGGGTTGATTCTTTAGATGAGGGAGACGACGCGGTTGAGGCCTGCGTGAGCCTGGCTAAAAAATACGGGACGGTGGTCGTCGCTACAGGTAAAACGGATATTATTACGGATGGCGAAAGGACTTGCCTGATCCATAATGGGACACCAATGTTGAGAATGGTAATAGGGACAGGCTGTATGGTTGGCGCCCTGGTCGCAGCCGCTGCCGGGACTGTAGAGGATAAATGGGTTGCGAGCGCCGCTGCTGTTATGATTATGGGGCTGGCCGGGGAAATGACTGCCGGTTCTATGGTAAAGGAACTTCCTGGTACCTTCAGGGTCAGGTTGTTTGATTACGTATACGGGATGACTGCACAAGACATATTGAAAGGGGGCAGAATTGAATGCCTGTAG
- the cytX gene encoding putative hydroxymethylpyrimidine transporter CytX produces the protein MGKEGTLGGLNQFALWFGAAVSLAEIMTGSLIAPLGIKEGIAVILAGHLIGTLILALVGVIGFREKSPSLKSSRLSLGRYGSYIISVFNIIQLVGWTAIMLIQCTRSLQSITGKLFGFDNFTVLVIAIGILVGIWAFNAHRGINLINNVAVVLLLLLCVLMLRSVLQAGEAQEFASSITFGAALELSIIMPLTWLPLISDYTMLGKSRAGSFWGSFGGYFLGSSFMYIIGLLSATYAGTPDPIGVMAGLNLGISAVFIVILSTVTTTFLDVYSAVMSTSNISPGVSRKNLILIFTALGTLLAMFFPMEQYENFLYMIGSLFAPIFTIVLMDYFIYKDNRSMDAFNITGFVAAITGVITYYAVTGMDLLIGSTIPAMTVTMVVYGLIRLISKYLVLKGDKYAKQNC, from the coding sequence ATGGGTAAAGAAGGAACACTGGGGGGGCTTAACCAGTTTGCCCTTTGGTTTGGCGCAGCCGTGTCCCTGGCAGAAATTATGACGGGCAGCTTAATCGCTCCCCTCGGTATCAAGGAAGGGATAGCGGTAATCCTGGCAGGGCATCTGATCGGCACGCTGATCCTGGCATTAGTGGGGGTTATTGGTTTCAGGGAGAAAAGTCCATCCCTCAAATCGAGCCGCCTGTCTCTCGGCCGGTATGGTTCGTACATTATTTCAGTGTTTAACATCATCCAGTTGGTCGGTTGGACTGCCATTATGTTAATCCAGTGTACAAGATCACTGCAGTCTATCACAGGGAAACTGTTTGGTTTTGATAATTTCACCGTACTGGTAATAGCTATTGGAATTCTTGTGGGGATTTGGGCGTTTAACGCCCACCGGGGTATTAATCTGATTAACAACGTTGCCGTAGTACTCCTGTTATTACTATGTGTGTTGATGTTAAGGTCAGTATTGCAGGCGGGAGAAGCGCAGGAGTTTGCTTCTAGTATTACCTTTGGCGCAGCGTTGGAATTAAGCATTATTATGCCTTTGACGTGGCTGCCGTTAATCTCTGATTATACCATGCTGGGCAAAAGCAGGGCAGGGAGTTTCTGGGGCAGCTTTGGCGGATATTTTCTGGGCAGCTCTTTTATGTATATCATTGGCCTGTTGTCCGCGACATACGCGGGAACGCCGGATCCCATAGGGGTTATGGCCGGTTTGAACCTGGGCATATCAGCTGTTTTTATCGTGATCTTATCAACTGTCACCACAACCTTCCTGGATGTATACTCCGCGGTAATGTCAACAAGCAATATCTCACCCGGCGTTTCAAGGAAGAACCTGATTCTGATTTTTACAGCCCTGGGTACGCTGCTGGCAATGTTCTTTCCTATGGAACAGTACGAAAATTTCCTTTACATGATCGGGTCCCTATTTGCGCCAATATTTACAATTGTGTTAATGGATTATTTTATCTATAAAGACAACCGCTCCATGGATGCTTTCAATATTACCGGTTTTGTCGCGGCTATAACTGGTGTAATCACCTACTACGCCGTTACCGGTATGGATCTATTAATCGGCTCGACGATTCCAGCCATGACCGTTACTATGGTGGTATATGGGTTAATCCGTCTTATTAGCAAATATCTGGTTTTGAAAGGAGATAAATATGCTAAACAAAATTGCTAG
- the thiD gene encoding bifunctional hydroxymethylpyrimidine kinase/phosphomethylpyrimidine kinase — MKTKVALTIAGSDSCGGAGIQADLKTFSALGTYGMSVITAVTAQNTTGVVDVREMDVDIVRNQIDCLFADIEIDALKIGMVSNAEIINVIAACLRANKAVNVVVDPVMVSKSGHYLLRPEAKEELVKVLFPIAAVVTPNIPEAELITDDKIASLEQMKKAARKIYEFGPGCVVVKGGHLTEDAVDVLYDGSSFKYFKGTRVDTKNTHGTGCTFSSAIAAHLARGYAVPEAVSLAKDYINGAILHSIELGHGFGPTGHFYDLYRKAGIFNG; from the coding sequence TTGAAGACAAAAGTGGCATTAACAATTGCGGGTTCCGATTCATGTGGCGGAGCAGGAATACAAGCAGACTTAAAAACATTCAGCGCACTGGGCACCTATGGTATGAGTGTGATTACAGCAGTGACGGCGCAGAATACCACAGGCGTGGTTGATGTCAGGGAAATGGATGTTGATATTGTCAGAAATCAGATTGACTGCTTGTTTGCTGACATTGAAATTGACGCGTTAAAAATTGGGATGGTGTCAAACGCTGAAATCATCAACGTCATCGCGGCTTGTCTGAGGGCGAATAAAGCTGTGAATGTAGTTGTGGATCCGGTCATGGTTTCCAAAAGTGGTCATTATCTTTTGCGTCCGGAAGCGAAAGAAGAGCTGGTAAAAGTATTGTTTCCCATAGCGGCAGTTGTTACGCCAAATATTCCCGAGGCAGAGCTGATAACCGACGATAAGATCGCAAGCCTCGAGCAAATGAAAAAAGCGGCCCGTAAAATCTACGAATTTGGACCGGGCTGTGTCGTGGTAAAGGGGGGCCATCTTACAGAAGATGCGGTAGACGTGCTTTATGACGGCAGCAGCTTTAAGTACTTTAAGGGGACGCGGGTAGATACAAAAAACACGCATGGTACCGGGTGTACCTTTTCATCGGCGATAGCGGCTCACCTTGCCAGGGGGTATGCAGTGCCGGAAGCGGTGTCGCTGGCAAAGGATTATATCAACGGCGCAATATTGCACTCAATAGAACTTGGCCACGGATTTGGACCGACCGGTCACTTTTATGACTTATATCGAAAGGCAGGTATTTTCAATGGGTAA
- a CDS encoding polysaccharide deacetylase family protein: MNGNYKIIILFICVCLFTLLLTPTEILHNSWAEPNETIRVGVLAGELKSEQDTLLLSAYEQILKEEGFPCQVVKPGDLVNSAGEIQINYDALIVPEVINATMPEDFSQAISSYVRSYGHDVLLVLDPATRTAGGELRQAGLLSELAGVKYYQQAPEDQQTTYSGFWYFSSAGKGREWGITPGKLDGDNAVNSYSYGKLKYEHARAVNQDADIVAFDRVDGSEVPVITEKQYAGGGTVVYANLPLAKYKLRSDDLAIRSVLRSFLIKKARLPRLVNSPGGAGGLVFNLHICSGAYFKALTVMMMQGIFQKELPFSIHITAGPDTYKLGDHMGFSAEDKLKGRPLLEMLQDYGEIGSHGGWAHNFFAYNMQYLPQDQVVELIRWNSEALEAVTGKKVVEYSAPGGNHPYWVNQALEEMGVKAYYFAGDTGSSPTQPLLDDKPTDGTTWAFPITPYRQFASLEEMERGHVSPGEVKQWLEDLVEFSAQERSIRMVYTHPSYVSFELDAMRALEDKALAEQEKGRLRVEPMSRFADFLNRHAATKWQVEKLEGNGFAINLENPDGLKDMTVAVYVGTDRKNYVIGESITTVQEDDGWLYLTVNSNEKEKHLEVYID, translated from the coding sequence ATGAATGGTAACTATAAAATAATTATATTGTTTATATGCGTTTGCCTATTTACACTGCTGCTCACTCCAACGGAAATCCTCCATAATTCCTGGGCGGAGCCGAACGAGACGATTCGTGTAGGCGTTCTTGCAGGCGAATTGAAGTCCGAACAGGATACACTGTTGCTCTCAGCTTACGAGCAGATCTTGAAGGAAGAGGGGTTCCCCTGCCAGGTGGTAAAACCTGGTGACCTGGTTAATAGTGCAGGGGAAATCCAAATTAATTATGATGCCTTGATAGTCCCCGAAGTTATCAATGCGACTATGCCTGAGGACTTTTCTCAAGCTATAAGTTCCTATGTCCGCAGCTATGGGCACGACGTCTTGCTGGTCCTGGATCCGGCCACAAGAACAGCCGGGGGGGAACTTCGCCAGGCAGGACTGTTGTCGGAATTAGCCGGAGTCAAGTATTACCAGCAAGCGCCGGAGGACCAGCAGACAACCTATTCCGGTTTCTGGTATTTTTCTTCAGCCGGCAAGGGCCGTGAATGGGGGATAACACCCGGGAAACTGGATGGAGACAATGCCGTCAACAGCTATTCCTACGGGAAGCTGAAGTATGAACACGCCAGAGCTGTTAACCAGGATGCCGATATTGTGGCCTTTGACCGGGTGGACGGCTCGGAAGTGCCGGTTATCACAGAAAAGCAGTATGCCGGCGGGGGAACCGTAGTATACGCCAACCTGCCCCTGGCCAAGTACAAGTTGCGCTCGGATGACCTCGCGATCAGGTCTGTTCTTCGCAGTTTCCTGATTAAGAAGGCGCGCCTGCCTCGCCTGGTCAACAGCCCTGGAGGGGCGGGAGGATTAGTCTTCAACCTGCATATATGCAGCGGCGCCTACTTCAAGGCCTTAACAGTTATGATGATGCAGGGTATTTTCCAAAAAGAACTTCCTTTTTCCATACATATTACGGCCGGTCCGGATACTTATAAACTGGGCGATCATATGGGTTTTTCAGCTGAGGACAAGCTTAAGGGGCGACCGCTCCTGGAAATGCTGCAGGATTATGGTGAGATCGGCTCGCATGGCGGCTGGGCGCACAACTTTTTTGCCTATAACATGCAGTACCTGCCACAGGATCAAGTCGTTGAACTAATCAGGTGGAATTCTGAGGCGCTGGAGGCGGTTACCGGCAAAAAAGTGGTGGAATACAGCGCCCCGGGTGGTAATCACCCTTACTGGGTTAATCAGGCGCTGGAAGAAATGGGGGTTAAAGCCTATTATTTTGCTGGTGACACCGGTTCCAGCCCCACTCAGCCGTTACTGGATGACAAACCGACTGATGGAACAACCTGGGCCTTTCCCATTACCCCTTACCGGCAATTTGCCTCCCTCGAGGAGATGGAAAGGGGACATGTGTCCCCGGGGGAAGTCAAACAGTGGCTGGAGGACCTGGTAGAATTCTCAGCGCAGGAAAGGTCAATCCGCATGGTCTATACGCATCCCTCATATGTGTCCTTTGAACTGGATGCAATGCGGGCATTGGAAGATAAAGCGCTTGCTGAGCAGGAGAAAGGCAGGCTCAGAGTTGAGCCGATGAGCCGGTTTGCTGATTTTCTCAACCGGCATGCCGCCACCAAGTGGCAGGTCGAAAAGCTGGAAGGTAACGGGTTTGCCATTAATCTCGAAAACCCGGACGGATTAAAGGATATGACAGTGGCTGTTTACGTGGGAACAGACCGCAAAAATTACGTCATTGGTGAATCTATAACGACCGTCCAGGAAGACGACGGATGGCTCTACCTGACAGTCAACTCGAACGAGAAGGAAAAGCACCTGGAGGTTTATATAGATTAA
- the murI gene encoding glutamate racemase has protein sequence MNCTGPIGFFDSGVGGLSVMKEVRRLLPGEDMIYYADSIYCPYGGKPPVIIRDRVFTICDFLISKGVKLIVMACNTASITALDAVRERITVPVVGLEPAVKPAVAATKNGKIGVLATGVTLAGERFHSLVERFGETVEVYTQPCPGLVELVEAGKLESPETRTLLARYLDPLLARGVDTIVLGCTHYPFLKPLVQKMSHSGVSVIDSGAAVARQVARLLQGCNLAADISASGREHFFTSGEQEEVQRVVRLLWGDRKLVVEQVRL, from the coding sequence GTGAACTGCACAGGTCCAATAGGCTTTTTTGATTCCGGCGTAGGAGGTCTTTCTGTGATGAAGGAAGTCCGGCGCCTCCTGCCCGGGGAAGACATGATTTATTACGCCGACTCAATTTACTGTCCTTACGGTGGAAAACCGCCCGTGATCATACGCGACAGGGTTTTTACAATCTGTGATTTTCTTATCTCCAAAGGTGTAAAGTTGATTGTAATGGCATGTAATACAGCTTCAATCACTGCCTTGGATGCGGTTAGGGAGCGTATCACTGTTCCCGTCGTTGGGCTCGAGCCGGCTGTAAAGCCGGCTGTAGCCGCAACCAAAAATGGGAAAATTGGAGTTTTGGCAACCGGAGTGACGCTTGCAGGGGAAAGGTTCCATTCGTTAGTAGAGCGGTTTGGGGAGACAGTTGAGGTTTATACCCAGCCTTGTCCGGGTTTGGTTGAACTGGTTGAGGCCGGTAAGTTGGAAAGCCCTGAAACCAGGACTTTACTTGCCCGCTATCTGGACCCGCTGCTGGCCAGAGGGGTTGACACCATTGTGCTCGGCTGTACGCATTACCCCTTTCTGAAGCCGCTTGTGCAAAAGATGAGCCATAGCGGGGTCTCTGTTATTGATTCTGGAGCCGCAGTTGCCCGTCAAGTTGCGAGACTGTTGCAAGGCTGTAATCTCGCTGCGGATATAAGTGCGTCCGGCCGGGAGCATTTCTTTACGAGCGGTGAGCAGGAGGAAGTGCAAAGAGTAGTGCGCTTATTATGGGGGGATCGCAAGCTGGTAGTGGAGCAGGTTAGACTTTAA
- a CDS encoding aldehyde ferredoxin oxidoreductase family protein: MDLYGWFGKALRVNLSTGVIKEEEIEKTLMMDWLGGRGLGTRMIYREVPAVCNPLGSENKLVFAAGPLTGSNFPGSGRFSVSAKSPLTGTIFDSNAGGTWGVRLKRCGFDMLIIEGAASTPVFLSIKDGAASLEDAGELWGNDVFETNHKIISILGKDVSVACIGPAGENQVKFAAIMNDAHRALGRGGLGAVMGAKKIKAVVVSGNKKVRVAHPEKMDLMVYESDKWIQASPITSKGLPEFGTPVLVNLFNELGVFPSYNFQGSQFANAGKISGEAIAETIYAGRKGCYRCPVQCTRMVKIGASTIPGPEYESLWALGPECGIDDLTVIAEANNLCNQLGLDTISTGVTIGCAMELEERGLLKTGLKFNDAVGLLRAIKQIASREGVGDLLAEGSRRMADSSGFSQYSMQVKGLELPAYDPRGMQGMGLGFATSNRGGCHLSAYMVGPEALGVPKMVDRFSTGGKAGLTITQQNINAAVDSLIICRFINLAVSEEYFARALSAATGVDYRPQDLHRIGERIWTLERLYNLQAGLDSSFDTLPPRLLEEPIAEGPSLGKTVELKPMLAEYYRFRGWDAAGIPTSKKLQELELEEYSC, translated from the coding sequence ATGGATTTATATGGATGGTTTGGTAAAGCTCTCAGAGTTAATCTAAGTACAGGTGTTATTAAAGAAGAGGAAATAGAAAAAACCCTTATGATGGATTGGTTAGGTGGCCGCGGCTTGGGAACACGTATGATATACCGTGAGGTCCCGGCAGTCTGCAACCCCCTTGGGTCAGAAAACAAGCTTGTGTTTGCCGCCGGTCCCCTGACGGGCTCCAACTTTCCGGGTTCGGGCAGGTTCAGCGTATCTGCCAAGTCACCGCTGACCGGGACGATTTTTGATTCAAATGCCGGGGGAACCTGGGGTGTAAGATTAAAGAGATGCGGTTTTGATATGTTGATTATCGAAGGTGCGGCATCTACACCTGTTTTCCTGTCGATAAAAGACGGAGCAGCTTCCCTGGAAGATGCGGGCGAACTCTGGGGTAATGATGTTTTTGAAACCAACCACAAAATAATAAGCATACTAGGAAAAGATGTTAGTGTTGCCTGCATCGGCCCGGCCGGTGAAAACCAGGTTAAATTTGCGGCAATCATGAATGACGCTCACCGGGCTCTGGGCCGTGGCGGGCTGGGCGCTGTCATGGGAGCAAAAAAAATCAAGGCTGTCGTTGTCAGCGGTAATAAGAAGGTCAGGGTTGCCCACCCTGAGAAAATGGACCTCATGGTTTACGAGTCCGACAAATGGATTCAAGCAAGCCCCATAACCTCTAAGGGCTTGCCTGAATTCGGCACCCCTGTCCTGGTAAATCTTTTTAACGAACTGGGAGTGTTCCCCTCATATAATTTTCAAGGTTCACAATTTGCCAATGCCGGCAAAATATCAGGTGAAGCTATTGCTGAAACTATTTACGCCGGCCGCAAGGGCTGTTACCGCTGCCCGGTCCAATGTACCCGGATGGTCAAAATTGGTGCTTCAACTATACCCGGTCCGGAGTATGAGTCCTTGTGGGCCTTGGGTCCGGAATGCGGCATTGACGACCTAACGGTCATAGCCGAGGCCAATAATCTCTGCAACCAGCTTGGACTTGACACAATTTCCACCGGGGTAACCATAGGCTGCGCTATGGAGCTTGAAGAGAGAGGCTTGCTCAAAACAGGGCTAAAGTTCAATGATGCGGTTGGGCTCCTCCGGGCTATCAAACAAATTGCCAGCCGGGAGGGAGTCGGCGATCTGCTGGCGGAGGGTTCACGCCGTATGGCTGATAGTAGCGGCTTCTCCCAGTATAGTATGCAGGTAAAGGGACTGGAGCTGCCTGCTTACGACCCCCGGGGCATGCAGGGTATGGGCCTGGGGTTTGCTACCTCCAACAGGGGTGGCTGCCACCTGAGCGCCTATATGGTTGGACCTGAGGCGCTCGGGGTTCCAAAGATGGTGGATCGTTTCAGCACAGGCGGTAAGGCCGGTCTTACCATCACCCAGCAGAACATCAACGCTGCCGTTGACAGCCTGATCATCTGCCGTTTTATTAACCTGGCCGTATCGGAGGAGTATTTTGCCAGAGCATTGTCCGCGGCAACCGGTGTCGATTATAGGCCCCAGGACCTGCACCGCATCGGGGAGCGGATTTGGACCCTGGAAAGACTATATAACTTACAAGCGGGACTGGATTCCTCCTTTGACACCCTCCCTCCGAGACTGTTGGAAGAACCTATTGCAGAAGGTCCGTCCCTCGGTAAAACAGTCGAATTAAAACCTATGCTTGCTGAATACTACAGATTTAGAGGCTGGGATGCGGCAGGCATTCCCACTTCTAAAAAATTACAGGAGCTGGAATTGGAGGAATACTCGTGTTGA
- a CDS encoding aldolase, with the protein MLKDFQKIGRDLFLSGLNSSHSGNLSVRYGDRIVITRRGSMLGHLEERDLIETGLAKNDSKIILASTEIGVHRAIYKGTSALAVVHAHPVHAIALSLLEDQIIPVDSEGAYLLHKIPVIGAEHTIGSKELENILPGLLSEYKIVMVRGHGSFAVGQMIEEAYQWTSCLEQVCRIICLTRSLHGEMKEKRFEKFTSW; encoded by the coding sequence GTGTTGAAAGATTTTCAGAAGATTGGCAGAGACCTTTTTCTTAGCGGCCTTAACAGCTCGCACAGCGGCAATCTAAGTGTGCGTTACGGGGATAGAATTGTCATCACGCGACGGGGTTCGATGTTGGGACATTTGGAAGAGCGTGACCTGATCGAAACGGGGCTTGCCAAGAACGACTCCAAGATCATCCTGGCTTCAACTGAAATCGGTGTCCACCGGGCCATTTACAAAGGGACCTCCGCTCTTGCCGTAGTACATGCCCACCCGGTCCACGCAATTGCCCTTTCCCTGCTTGAAGATCAAATCATACCCGTTGATTCCGAAGGGGCTTACCTGTTGCACAAAATCCCCGTGATTGGGGCGGAGCATACGATTGGATCTAAAGAATTGGAAAATATTCTACCCGGTCTTTTAAGTGAATATAAAATTGTGATGGTCCGCGGACATGGAAGTTTCGCGGTAGGCCAAATGATTGAGGAAGCCTACCAGTGGACTTCCTGCCTGGAACAGGTCTGCCGGATTATTTGCCTGACCCGGAGCCTCCATGGAGAGATGAAAGAAAAACGATTCGAAAAGTTTACAAGCTGGTAA
- a CDS encoding hemerythrin domain-containing protein codes for MDWLKRFHDDHAALMRIISKLEGNLKDIEYGEAGVNVIWELREFVELVRNVVIPHFKAEEETVYPGLSEGAGKDLSELIASLYEEHNQLYEAFDGFNKALLDVDYQEDKAGRGRRIAVEMARSGNIDKLEVPKNFDKISQVTSLEESVDKETLLQHGFVILELLEKHLKMEKVAEKLDGSEINSKKA; via the coding sequence TTGGACTGGCTGAAAAGATTTCACGACGACCATGCGGCTTTGATGAGAATTATCAGCAAGCTGGAAGGAAACCTCAAGGACATTGAGTATGGTGAAGCAGGCGTCAATGTGATCTGGGAACTCAGGGAGTTCGTAGAACTGGTTCGCAATGTGGTGATTCCCCATTTCAAGGCGGAAGAGGAGACTGTTTACCCCGGGCTTTCCGAGGGCGCCGGTAAAGATCTCAGTGAGCTTATTGCCAGTCTATACGAGGAGCATAATCAGCTTTACGAGGCTTTTGACGGGTTTAACAAAGCGCTTCTTGATGTTGATTACCAGGAAGATAAAGCCGGCAGGGGCCGCAGAATTGCTGTGGAAATGGCCAGGTCCGGCAACATCGATAAGTTGGAGGTCCCTAAAAATTTTGATAAAATTTCTCAAGTAACGTCCCTGGAGGAAAGCGTAGATAAGGAAACCTTACTTCAGCACGGCTTCGTCATACTAGAGCTTTTGGAAAAACATTTGAAGATGGAAAAAGTGGCGGAGAAACTTGACGGTAGTGAGATAAACAGCAAAAAAGCATAA